A DNA window from Hydrogenophaga taeniospiralis contains the following coding sequences:
- a CDS encoding FadR/GntR family transcriptional regulator, with product MPFQPIEPRRLYRQIADQLRHLIQSGEFAVGSRLPAERDLAVKMGVSRPSVREALIALEVQGLIEVRVGSGIVVIAREPVRRLDNAHGPLEIIRARQLIECELAAVAARSEDSTLVPDLEETLREMEADIAARTLPITGDRNFHLRIAQASDNSPLLAVVTQLFDERNGPLFARLGSHFERETTWRQAVAEHRAVVKAIERHDPQAARKAMSSHLEHSHERFSAGWTAPAEAEAHGSTS from the coding sequence ATGCCCTTCCAGCCCATCGAGCCGCGCCGGCTCTACCGCCAGATCGCCGATCAGCTGCGCCACCTCATCCAGAGCGGCGAATTCGCGGTGGGCTCGCGCCTGCCGGCCGAACGCGACCTGGCCGTGAAGATGGGGGTGTCGCGGCCTTCCGTGCGGGAGGCGCTGATCGCGCTCGAAGTCCAGGGGCTGATCGAAGTGCGCGTGGGCTCGGGCATCGTGGTCATTGCCCGCGAGCCGGTGCGGCGGCTGGACAACGCCCACGGCCCGCTGGAAATCATCCGGGCGCGCCAGTTGATCGAATGCGAACTGGCCGCCGTGGCCGCCCGCAGCGAAGACAGCACCCTGGTGCCCGATCTGGAAGAAACCCTGCGCGAGATGGAGGCCGACATCGCCGCACGCACGCTGCCCATCACCGGCGACCGCAACTTCCATCTGCGCATTGCCCAGGCCAGCGACAACAGCCCCTTGCTGGCCGTCGTCACCCAGTTGTTCGACGAACGCAACGGCCCGCTGTTTGCGCGCCTGGGCAGCCACTTCGAGCGCGAAACCACCTGGAGACAGGCGGTGGCCGAGCACCGGGCCGTGGTCAAGGCGATCGAGCGCCACGACCCACAAGCCGCCCGCAAGGCCATGAGCAGCCATCTGGAACATTCCCACGAACGCTTCTCGGCAGGCTGGACCGCACCGGCCGAAGCCGAAGCCCATGGGAGCACTTCGTGA
- a CDS encoding amino acid ABC transporter permease: MTAFFLTYLEYLPDWGPRLVDGAIVTASLSLVGFALALCLGALLVAMQRSGSGLLAVLANAYVQFVRTVPLLALLLALYFALPSLGVTLSGYWAGALGLGLHGSAYVAEILRGGLTAIHRGQREAALAVGLSPWKVFAHVVFPQALRIMLPPLLNTYVALLKDSSLCALIATDELMLAARAISSESFLPLHIFLLVGLFYFGIAFPLSMLSRLLERRLNRGRRVLGVA; encoded by the coding sequence ATGACCGCGTTTTTCCTGACCTACCTGGAGTACCTGCCCGACTGGGGTCCGCGGCTGGTGGACGGTGCCATCGTGACGGCCAGCCTCTCGTTGGTGGGTTTCGCGTTGGCCCTGTGTCTGGGGGCGCTGCTGGTGGCCATGCAGCGCAGCGGATCCGGCCTGTTGGCGGTGCTTGCCAATGCCTATGTGCAGTTCGTTCGAACGGTTCCCTTGCTGGCGCTGTTGCTGGCCCTGTACTTCGCACTCCCCTCGTTGGGGGTGACGCTCTCGGGCTATTGGGCCGGCGCGCTGGGCCTGGGCCTGCATGGTTCGGCCTATGTGGCCGAGATCCTTCGCGGCGGCCTGACGGCCATCCACCGGGGCCAGCGAGAGGCCGCGCTGGCCGTGGGCCTGTCACCTTGGAAGGTGTTTGCCCATGTGGTGTTCCCCCAGGCGCTGCGCATCATGCTGCCGCCCTTGCTCAACACCTACGTGGCCTTGTTGAAAGACAGTTCCCTGTGCGCGCTCATCGCCACCGACGAACTCATGCTGGCGGCCCGGGCCATTTCCAGTGAGTCCTTTCTTCCGCTGCACATCTTCCTGCTGGTGGGTCTGTTTTATTTCGGGATCGCGTTTCCGCTGTCGATGCTCTCGCGTCTGCTGGAACGGCGGTTGAACCGTGGTCGACGTGTGTTGGGGGTGGCATGA
- a CDS encoding amidase, with translation MSVVLFNPAFSSIEEAMQALDAGELTSVELVEQQLDRIQRLDHKLHAFVDVYAEEARETAQAMDRLRRAGIRLGPLHGVTVAVKDLFDIHGKPITGGSVALPARISTTTATVVERLRCAGAIVIGKTHTVEYAFGGWGTNEVMGTPWNPWDMQTHRIPGGSSSGSAVAVAAGLACAAIGTDTGGSVRIPAGLCGLVGLKTTHGLISRHGLIELCPTHDTVGPLARSVRDGAILLDVMAGADPLDPVSHQAPVRRVLDGVDAMPRGARLWVLPEQEREGVEAAVLAAYDEALATLKGLGMQLVEKALPQRCADSMRIAGQLMSAEGYDHLGALFERSDLRFDTNIRRRILLGRDTAAGEYLRLLRARDAARNDMLAAMDGIEACVFPTNAISAIPVADVDELATPLSRFGRFVNLMNLCSLAVPAGLSPEGMPISIQFIGRPWDEPLVFRLGHAFEQATPWHRLRPGGLD, from the coding sequence ATGAGCGTTGTTCTGTTCAATCCTGCTTTTTCTTCCATCGAAGAGGCGATGCAAGCCCTGGATGCGGGGGAGCTCACCAGCGTGGAGCTGGTGGAACAGCAACTGGATCGCATCCAGCGGCTGGACCACAAGCTGCACGCCTTTGTCGATGTCTATGCCGAAGAAGCGCGCGAGACCGCGCAGGCCATGGACCGCCTGCGCCGGGCCGGCATTCGCCTCGGCCCCTTGCACGGCGTCACCGTGGCGGTGAAGGATCTGTTCGACATCCATGGCAAGCCCATCACGGGTGGCTCGGTGGCCCTGCCAGCCCGGATATCCACCACCACGGCCACGGTGGTGGAGCGCTTGCGATGCGCGGGCGCCATCGTGATCGGCAAGACCCACACAGTGGAATACGCCTTTGGGGGATGGGGCACGAACGAGGTCATGGGCACGCCCTGGAATCCCTGGGACATGCAGACGCACCGGATTCCAGGGGGGTCCAGCAGCGGATCGGCGGTGGCCGTGGCCGCCGGCCTGGCTTGCGCGGCCATCGGTACCGACACCGGTGGCTCGGTGCGCATACCCGCCGGGCTGTGCGGCCTGGTGGGGCTGAAAACCACACACGGGCTGATCAGTCGGCACGGCCTGATCGAGCTGTGCCCGACCCACGACACGGTGGGGCCCCTGGCGCGCAGCGTGCGGGATGGTGCCATCTTGCTGGACGTGATGGCCGGTGCCGATCCGCTGGACCCCGTGTCGCACCAGGCACCGGTTCGTCGTGTCCTGGATGGCGTGGATGCGATGCCGCGCGGTGCCCGGCTCTGGGTCTTGCCCGAACAGGAAAGGGAGGGGGTGGAGGCGGCGGTACTGGCCGCATACGACGAGGCCCTGGCGACGCTCAAGGGTCTGGGCATGCAGCTGGTTGAAAAAGCGCTTCCCCAGCGTTGCGCCGACTCCATGCGCATCGCCGGCCAGCTGATGAGCGCTGAGGGGTACGACCACCTCGGGGCGCTGTTTGAACGCTCCGATCTGAGGTTCGACACCAACATCCGGCGGCGCATCCTGCTGGGGCGCGACACGGCCGCCGGTGAGTACCTGCGCCTGCTGCGCGCGCGCGATGCCGCACGCAACGACATGCTGGCGGCCATGGACGGCATCGAGGCCTGTGTGTTTCCCACCAACGCCATCTCGGCCATTCCGGTGGCCGACGTGGACGAACTGGCCACACCCTTGTCGCGCTTCGGGCGGTTCGTCAATCTCATGAATCTGTGTTCTCTGGCCGTGCCGGCGGGTCTTTCCCCCGAGGGCATGCCCATCTCCATTCAGTTCATCGGGCGCCCCTGGGACGAGCCGCTGGTGTTTCGCCTGGGTCACGCCTTCGAGCAGGCCACACCGTGGCACCGGCTGCGGCCCGGTGGACTTGACTGA
- a CDS encoding ornithine cyclodeaminase family protein, whose amino-acid sequence MQPLFIHDTDVARLLDYGSVIDVLDQAYQDFGAGRASVHPRTRSECADARLSSMGGIWTGRHVAAVKVYPTLAGRFSFLVNLFDLDSNRALAVLEGNELTRFRTAAQTALIASKVVPAGASKLALFGAGVQGRAQAAALCGVLPFQEIAVVDPQGNEDWCRQFALSTGASVYACSAEEAVRGADVVVTATRSTEPVFLGHWLKSRAFVAAVGISSPKGRELDDATLDRAERVIVEWLPQSMEEAGDIVLWNAAKATKLDKTLDLPMLYGGKAPWPDAGLGITVFKSVGTGLADTACAYLAYQRASRSGLVGGLREAVA is encoded by the coding sequence ATGCAACCACTCTTCATCCATGACACCGACGTCGCCAGGCTCCTTGACTACGGGAGCGTGATCGACGTGCTGGACCAGGCCTACCAGGATTTCGGGGCCGGACGGGCCAGCGTGCACCCACGAACCCGCAGCGAATGTGCCGACGCTCGGCTCAGTTCGATGGGAGGCATCTGGACCGGCCGCCACGTGGCGGCGGTCAAGGTGTATCCCACGCTGGCCGGTCGGTTCAGCTTCCTCGTCAACCTGTTTGATCTCGATAGCAACAGGGCTCTCGCCGTGCTGGAGGGCAACGAGCTCACCCGCTTTCGCACGGCCGCCCAGACGGCCCTGATCGCGAGCAAGGTGGTGCCGGCGGGCGCGAGCAAGCTGGCGCTGTTTGGCGCTGGCGTGCAGGGCCGTGCCCAGGCCGCAGCCTTGTGCGGCGTGCTTCCGTTTCAGGAGATTGCCGTGGTCGATCCACAGGGTAACGAGGACTGGTGCAGACAGTTCGCGCTCAGCACCGGTGCCAGCGTTTACGCCTGTTCAGCGGAAGAGGCTGTGCGGGGCGCCGACGTTGTGGTGACCGCCACGCGCTCGACGGAGCCGGTCTTTTTGGGGCATTGGCTGAAGTCGCGGGCCTTTGTGGCCGCGGTCGGCATCAGTTCGCCCAAGGGCCGCGAGCTGGACGACGCCACGCTGGATCGGGCGGAGCGTGTGATCGTGGAGTGGTTGCCTCAGAGCATGGAGGAAGCTGGCGACATCGTTCTCTGGAACGCGGCCAAAGCCACGAAGCTGGACAAGACGCTGGACCTGCCCATGCTGTATGGCGGCAAGGCGCCCTGGCCGGATGCCGGCTTGGGCATCACGGTGTTCAAGTCCGTGGGCACGGGTCTGGCGGACACCGCCTGCGCCTACCTGGCTTACCAGCGCGCGTCTCGATCAGGCCTGGTGGGTGGATTGCGGGAGGCCGTTGCATGA
- a CDS encoding amino acid ABC transporter ATP-binding protein — translation MKQHLLRVDGLQKSYGALDVLKGISLDLQKGETLSLIGPSGSGKSTCLRCINFLERPTGGSIFLEDERIGQLPDGRGGLRLMSDRELAPQRAEIGMVFQGFYLWPHLNVRDNVALGPIRAGGMARAEAHEMAEEMLDKVHLRHKADEFPERLSGGQQQRVAIARALAQRPKLILFDEPTSALDPELVGEVLGVIRELAEEGRSMILVTHEIRFARDVADRVIFMDQGHIVEQGSAAEVIDTPRVDRTRSFLGQVGAGAGHLA, via the coding sequence ATGAAACAGCACCTATTGCGTGTCGATGGGCTCCAGAAGAGCTACGGCGCGCTCGACGTTCTCAAGGGCATTTCCCTGGATCTGCAGAAGGGCGAGACCCTGTCCTTGATCGGGCCGAGCGGTTCGGGCAAGTCCACCTGCCTGCGGTGCATCAACTTCCTGGAGCGGCCCACGGGCGGCTCCATCTTTCTGGAGGACGAGCGCATCGGGCAATTGCCCGACGGACGCGGCGGGCTGCGCCTGATGTCGGACCGTGAACTGGCTCCGCAGCGCGCCGAGATCGGGATGGTGTTCCAGGGCTTCTACCTGTGGCCGCACTTGAACGTGCGCGACAACGTGGCGCTCGGGCCGATTCGGGCCGGCGGCATGGCGCGGGCCGAGGCCCACGAAATGGCCGAAGAGATGCTGGACAAGGTGCACCTGCGCCACAAGGCCGACGAATTCCCGGAGCGGCTGTCGGGCGGTCAACAGCAGCGTGTGGCCATCGCCCGCGCACTGGCGCAGCGGCCCAAGCTGATCCTGTTCGATGAACCCACGTCGGCGCTGGACCCCGAGCTGGTGGGTGAGGTGCTGGGTGTGATCCGCGAGCTGGCGGAAGAGGGCCGTTCCATGATTCTGGTGACCCACGAGATCCGGTTTGCGCGTGACGTGGCGGACCGCGTGATCTTCATGGACCAGGGGCACATCGTTGAGCAGGGCAGCGCCGCCGAGGTCATTGACACGCCGCGCGTGGACCGCACGCGCAGCTTCCTGGGGCAGGTCGGCGCGGGCGCCGGCCATCTGGCATGA
- a CDS encoding amino acid ABC transporter substrate-binding protein: protein MNPILSLLGRRLLTAWLLGSSLAAWAADAMPSPQDSPALARMAHSGRIRVGYIPTPGTFAFQDAQGQTVGYSIDICRRVIDNLRQRLGRPDLTPEFLPIKASDRIPMLKSGAIDLECGGNTNTMARQKDVDFSHTFFNTGLRLLARKTLRINRVNDLARKRVAVTGGTTAEERFKKMQMEVGVQVVVVASDAEGLSALEDGTVDAYAQDDVLLYGLMATSRLKDLLAVTGPFMTVEPYAFMLPKDDRLLREVVDRTLLDLMRSGELLSIYRKWFDGERLRIPMSIYMKENIRFPNKYGIP, encoded by the coding sequence GTGAACCCGATCCTTTCCCTGTTGGGCCGACGCCTGTTGACCGCATGGCTGCTGGGCTCATCGCTGGCCGCATGGGCTGCGGATGCCATGCCCTCGCCGCAGGACAGCCCGGCATTGGCTCGCATGGCCCACAGCGGTCGCATCCGGGTGGGGTACATACCCACGCCCGGTACGTTCGCCTTCCAGGATGCGCAGGGTCAGACCGTGGGCTATTCGATCGACATCTGCCGACGGGTGATCGACAACCTGCGCCAACGGCTGGGTCGCCCCGACCTGACGCCCGAGTTCCTGCCCATCAAGGCATCGGATCGCATCCCGATGCTCAAGTCCGGAGCGATCGACCTGGAGTGTGGGGGCAACACCAACACCATGGCCCGCCAGAAGGATGTGGATTTTTCCCACACCTTTTTCAATACCGGCCTTCGACTGCTCGCCAGGAAAACACTGAGGATCAACAGGGTCAATGACCTCGCACGCAAGCGTGTTGCGGTCACCGGTGGAACCACAGCGGAAGAACGCTTCAAAAAGATGCAGATGGAGGTGGGCGTTCAGGTGGTCGTGGTGGCGTCTGACGCCGAGGGATTGAGCGCGCTGGAGGACGGAACGGTCGACGCGTACGCGCAGGACGACGTGCTGCTCTATGGGCTGATGGCCACGTCCAGGCTCAAGGACCTGCTCGCGGTCACGGGCCCGTTCATGACGGTGGAGCCCTACGCCTTCATGCTGCCCAAAGACGATCGCCTGCTGAGGGAAGTGGTTGATCGCACCTTGTTGGACCTGATGCGTTCGGGGGAGCTGTTGTCGATCTACCGGAAGTGGTTCGACGGTGAACGCCTGCGCATCCCCATGAGCATCTACATGAAAGAGAACATCCGGTTCCCCAACAAATACGGCATTCCCTAA
- a CDS encoding D-amino acid dehydrogenase, translating to MKVCVVGAGIVGCATAYQLALQGCEVHLVDSDRGPGRGTSFANGAQLSYSYVEPLASPATLLGLPSMLLSRDSPLRFRLRLDASQWWWCLKFLSACNARQSRQGTRELLMLAQLSRATLEAWMHREAWRFSFQRNGKLVLCPDADTLQRQAAQVRFQSDLGCQQAVLSPQACVDKEPALGGYLGRFSGGVWTADECVGDPHALSLQMTESLLRLGGQVHFETAVTGFSVKGGRIVAAQTPGGALDADVFVIANGAAAPKLAASVKVSLQICPIKGYSITLPIRSTEKAPSVSVTDLGRKTVFAPLGGRLRVAAMAEVVGHDLSIPPSRIQQMVKAADTLFPGACEFHETQPWAGLRPATPTAVPVIGQMGPANLYVNAGHGALGFTLAAGSAVVLGRQIMSHWPLRESMERITETSTECGAPS from the coding sequence ATGAAGGTCTGTGTTGTCGGCGCCGGCATCGTGGGCTGTGCCACCGCGTACCAGCTGGCTCTGCAGGGGTGCGAGGTCCATCTGGTTGACAGCGACCGGGGGCCGGGGCGCGGCACCAGTTTTGCGAACGGTGCCCAGCTCAGCTACAGCTATGTCGAGCCGCTGGCCTCTCCCGCGACCCTGCTGGGGCTTCCCTCCATGCTGTTGTCGCGCGACTCGCCGCTGCGCTTTCGCTTGCGACTGGACGCGAGCCAGTGGTGGTGGTGTCTGAAGTTCCTGAGCGCCTGCAACGCCCGGCAATCGCGCCAGGGCACCCGGGAGTTGCTCATGCTGGCCCAGCTCAGTCGCGCCACCCTGGAGGCGTGGATGCATCGGGAGGCCTGGCGGTTTTCTTTTCAGCGCAACGGCAAGCTCGTGCTGTGTCCGGACGCCGACACGTTGCAGCGGCAAGCGGCGCAGGTGCGGTTCCAGTCTGATTTGGGGTGCCAGCAGGCCGTGTTGAGCCCGCAGGCCTGTGTGGACAAAGAGCCCGCGCTGGGTGGGTATCTGGGGCGGTTTTCGGGTGGGGTCTGGACGGCCGACGAATGTGTGGGCGATCCGCATGCCCTGAGCCTTCAGATGACGGAGAGCCTGCTGCGCCTGGGCGGGCAGGTGCACTTTGAGACGGCGGTGACGGGTTTTTCCGTCAAGGGCGGCCGGATCGTTGCGGCACAGACGCCCGGCGGCGCGCTCGATGCGGACGTGTTTGTGATCGCCAACGGTGCAGCGGCCCCAAAGCTGGCCGCGTCGGTCAAGGTGTCGCTGCAGATCTGTCCGATCAAGGGCTACAGCATCACCCTGCCGATTCGTTCGACGGAGAAGGCGCCATCGGTCAGCGTCACCGATCTCGGGCGAAAGACGGTTTTTGCGCCACTGGGAGGGCGCCTTCGGGTGGCGGCCATGGCCGAGGTGGTCGGGCACGACCTGTCCATTCCCCCTTCCCGCATCCAGCAGATGGTGAAGGCGGCGGACACGCTGTTCCCCGGTGCCTGCGAGTTCCATGAAACCCAGCCATGGGCGGGCCTGCGCCCGGCAACCCCCACCGCCGTGCCAGTCATCGGGCAGATGGGGCCGGCCAATCTCTACGTCAACGCGGGCCATGGCGCCCTGGGGTTCACGCTGGCTGCGGGCAGTGCCGTGGTGCTGGGTCGGCAGATCATGAGCCATTGGCCCCTGCGGGAATCCATGGAGCGGATCACCGAAACCAGCACCGAATGCGGCGCCCCGTCCTGA
- a CDS encoding ABC transporter permease encodes MNRINLHGVRAIFHFEMARTFRTLGQSIVAPVLSTSLYFIVFGSAIGSRMGDIDGVSYGAFIIPGLLMLSLLSESISNASFGIYMPKWSGTIYELLSAPVSWVEVLLGYVGAAASKSLMLGLLILATARVFVPYDIAHPVWMVGFLILTAVTFCLFGFIIGLWADSFQKLQVIPLLVITPLTFLGGAFYSINMLPEPWQTVSLFNPVVYLISGLRWAFYGAADVHIGVSTGMTLLFMLACLAVVWWVFKTGHRIRR; translated from the coding sequence ATGAACCGCATCAACCTGCACGGCGTGCGCGCCATCTTCCACTTTGAAATGGCGCGCACCTTTCGCACGCTGGGCCAGAGCATCGTGGCGCCGGTGCTGTCCACCTCGCTGTACTTCATCGTCTTCGGTTCGGCCATCGGCTCGCGCATGGGCGACATCGACGGCGTGAGCTACGGCGCCTTCATCATCCCCGGCCTGCTCATGCTCTCGCTGCTGAGCGAGAGCATTTCCAACGCCTCCTTCGGCATCTACATGCCCAAGTGGTCCGGCACCATCTACGAACTGCTGAGCGCGCCCGTGAGCTGGGTGGAGGTGCTGCTCGGCTACGTGGGCGCGGCGGCCAGCAAGAGCCTCATGCTCGGCCTGCTGATCCTGGCCACCGCGCGCGTCTTCGTGCCCTACGACATCGCGCACCCGGTGTGGATGGTGGGTTTCCTGATCCTCACCGCCGTCACCTTCTGCCTGTTCGGTTTCATCATCGGCCTGTGGGCCGACAGCTTCCAGAAGCTGCAGGTGATCCCGCTGCTGGTCATCACCCCGCTGACCTTCCTGGGCGGCGCGTTCTACAGCATCAACATGCTGCCCGAACCCTGGCAGACGGTCTCGCTGTTCAACCCGGTGGTCTACCTCATCAGCGGCCTGCGCTGGGCCTTCTACGGCGCGGCCGACGTGCACATCGGCGTCAGCACCGGCATGACGCTGCTGTTCATGCTCGCCTGCCTCGCCGTGGTGTGGTGGGTGTTCAAGACCGGGCACCGCATCCGCCGCTGA
- a CDS encoding GlxA family transcriptional regulator: protein MANRPSKPGHTTPTPGTNDVGEGAGGHLVDRLDVATGRNAQDGAVELRIGILLWPRFPLLSLAGLCDALRHAADVGDQSRQVRCSWSVLGLPGTSITASSGVEIPVQEALRPGKKFDYIAVIGGLLPFMDSVEPQYLDFLRQVDDAGTPLIGICTGTFALAGLGLMKGKLACVHPFHVDDWKRMFPKERFTTNCDHVFDGNRISCAGGVSIIELAAELIRIHCGPDRAAKVVHQMTVSQRSSSSHIARRHALGYASVDNEKLRQAIVLMEKNLSTPLEIGVIARLVDASTRQLERVFLAETGASPSEFYRNSRLKYGRWLLTTTDSTVNDIAFECGFSDAAHFIRHFQQCYGVAPGRLRKALAEPR, encoded by the coding sequence ATGGCCAACCGACCCAGCAAGCCAGGACACACCACGCCGACGCCCGGCACCAATGATGTCGGCGAGGGGGCGGGTGGCCATCTGGTCGACCGGCTGGACGTGGCGACCGGCCGGAACGCCCAGGACGGCGCCGTGGAACTGCGCATTGGCATCCTTCTGTGGCCGCGCTTTCCACTGCTTTCACTGGCGGGTTTGTGCGACGCGCTCCGCCATGCCGCGGACGTGGGCGACCAAAGCCGGCAGGTGCGCTGTTCGTGGAGCGTGCTGGGCCTTCCCGGCACCAGCATCACCGCCAGCTCGGGTGTGGAGATTCCAGTTCAGGAAGCGCTTCGGCCCGGCAAGAAGTTCGACTACATCGCCGTCATAGGGGGCCTGCTGCCGTTCATGGACAGCGTTGAACCCCAGTACCTGGACTTCCTGCGCCAGGTCGATGACGCGGGCACACCCCTCATCGGCATCTGCACCGGCACCTTCGCACTGGCCGGCCTCGGGCTCATGAAAGGCAAGCTGGCCTGCGTGCACCCCTTCCACGTCGACGACTGGAAGCGGATGTTCCCCAAGGAACGCTTCACCACCAACTGCGACCACGTGTTCGACGGCAACCGCATCAGTTGCGCGGGAGGCGTGTCGATCATTGAACTGGCGGCCGAACTGATCCGCATCCACTGCGGGCCGGATCGCGCCGCCAAGGTCGTGCACCAGATGACCGTGTCACAACGGTCCTCCTCGTCGCACATTGCCCGCCGACACGCCCTGGGCTATGCGTCGGTGGACAACGAGAAACTGCGCCAGGCCATCGTGCTGATGGAGAAGAACCTGTCCACCCCGCTGGAAATTGGCGTCATCGCCAGGCTGGTGGACGCCAGCACCCGCCAGCTGGAGCGCGTCTTCCTGGCCGAGACCGGCGCATCGCCTTCGGAGTTCTACCGAAACTCCCGTTTGAAATACGGCCGCTGGCTGTTGACCACCACCGACTCGACGGTGAACGACATCGCGTTCGAGTGTGGGTTCTCCGACGCCGCGCACTTCATCAGGCACTTTCAGCAGTGCTATGGCGTCGCGCCCGGGCGGCTCAGAAAAGCCCTGGCGGAGCCACGCTGA
- a CDS encoding ABC transporter substrate-binding protein, which yields MKRSFLVRAMCAVFGAAAFMPLAFAQPSPQTIEKGLFTIAFTGDMPGTGYQDGSMVGYDGEILQRVADALKLKVKPALMEWSGTIASVQAKRVDVMAGTMGWTEQRSKIMTLSDPIHYFKNGIMQSSKTNWSTLKDLEGKKVGTITGFSFIPELRKINGLQLSQYDTSDAAVRDLLAGRIDAVIGDPPVVQYAISRNAQWNLRFNAFTDNNPDFPLLTGLGQVVFGMNKDNPELAAAVNAEIAKLWQTCELKKIGARYGLVQDVWYVPAGKNFRAGVDRPANWTLPGCK from the coding sequence ATGAAGCGCTCGTTTCTGGTGCGCGCCATGTGCGCAGTTTTTGGTGCCGCGGCTTTCATGCCGCTGGCCTTCGCCCAACCGTCTCCTCAAACGATCGAGAAGGGGTTGTTCACCATTGCCTTCACCGGTGACATGCCGGGCACGGGCTACCAGGACGGCAGCATGGTCGGTTACGACGGCGAGATCCTGCAGCGGGTGGCCGATGCGCTCAAGCTCAAGGTCAAGCCCGCGTTGATGGAGTGGTCGGGCACGATCGCCTCGGTGCAAGCCAAGCGCGTGGACGTGATGGCCGGCACCATGGGCTGGACCGAGCAGCGCTCGAAGATCATGACGCTCTCCGACCCGATCCACTACTTCAAGAACGGGATCATGCAGTCGTCCAAGACGAACTGGTCCACCCTGAAGGACCTGGAAGGCAAGAAGGTCGGCACCATCACCGGCTTCTCCTTCATCCCCGAGCTGCGCAAGATCAATGGCCTGCAACTGAGCCAGTACGACACCTCGGACGCCGCCGTGCGCGACCTGCTGGCTGGCCGCATCGACGCCGTGATTGGCGATCCGCCGGTGGTGCAGTACGCCATCTCCCGCAATGCGCAGTGGAACCTGCGCTTCAACGCGTTCACCGACAACAACCCCGACTTTCCGCTGCTGACCGGTCTGGGTCAGGTGGTGTTTGGCATGAACAAGGACAACCCCGAGCTGGCCGCTGCGGTGAACGCCGAGATCGCCAAGCTGTGGCAGACGTGCGAGCTCAAGAAGATTGGCGCGCGCTACGGCCTGGTGCAGGACGTCTGGTACGTGCCCGCGGGCAAGAACTTCCGCGCAGGGGTTGACCGCCCGGCCAACTGGACACTGCCCGGCTGCAAGTGA
- a CDS encoding amino acid ABC transporter permease, giving the protein MGTFAGILATLATGAVTALQVAIGAFVIASVLGFFLAVVRVFSHNRLVQLGLAAYVEWMRNVPALAHLFLLYFGLATVGVRLSPLLAAVIGLGLVGAAVLCDVFAAGLKSLHVGQREAALAAGLTPGQTLRFVLAPQMFRTTFPSLANYTIALIKDTSIASAIAAPEIMFYARNLVTSTFETTLIYLAAMLLYAAMVLPVAWGFKRVELTMEKAR; this is encoded by the coding sequence ATGGGGACCTTTGCTGGCATTCTCGCCACCCTGGCGACGGGTGCGGTCACCGCACTCCAGGTGGCCATCGGCGCTTTCGTGATCGCCAGCGTGCTGGGGTTTTTCCTGGCGGTGGTGCGGGTCTTCTCGCACAACCGGCTGGTGCAACTGGGCCTGGCGGCCTACGTCGAGTGGATGCGCAACGTGCCGGCGCTGGCGCATCTGTTTCTCCTGTATTTCGGTCTGGCCACGGTCGGTGTCCGTCTGTCACCGCTGCTCGCGGCCGTGATCGGACTGGGCCTGGTCGGCGCTGCGGTGCTGTGTGACGTGTTTGCCGCCGGGCTGAAGTCGCTGCATGTGGGGCAGCGTGAAGCGGCGCTGGCGGCGGGCCTGACACCGGGCCAGACGCTGCGCTTCGTGCTCGCGCCGCAGATGTTTCGCACGACGTTCCCGTCGTTGGCGAACTACACCATTGCGCTGATCAAGGACACCTCGATCGCCTCGGCCATTGCCGCGCCCGAGATCATGTTCTATGCGCGAAATCTGGTGACATCGACTTTCGAAACCACGCTGATCTATCTGGCGGCCATGTTGTTGTACGCGGCCATGGTGCTGCCCGTGGCCTGGGGTTTCAAACGGGTCGAACTGACCATGGAGAAGGCACGATGA